One Longimicrobium sp. genomic window carries:
- a CDS encoding glyoxalase superfamily protein, with protein MPEHDASSPVEVEGATPILSVARIEASLRYYVDALGFRVLWQHGDFGAVERGDASLMLCEGEQGHAGTWVYLGVSDSDALHDELRARGALIRHPPTNYPWGSRELHVTDPDGHVLRFGSELREGEPMGEWLDSKGGRWMPEPDGGWRRVP; from the coding sequence ATGCCGGAGCACGATGCCTCATCACCGGTCGAGGTCGAGGGCGCGACGCCGATCCTGAGCGTCGCGAGGATCGAGGCGAGTCTGCGCTACTACGTGGATGCGCTGGGATTCCGCGTGCTGTGGCAGCACGGCGACTTCGGGGCCGTGGAGCGCGGGGATGCGTCGCTGATGCTCTGCGAGGGAGAGCAGGGGCATGCCGGCACCTGGGTCTATCTCGGCGTGAGCGACTCCGACGCGCTGCACGACGAGCTGCGCGCACGGGGTGCCCTCATCCGGCATCCTCCCACCAACTATCCCTGGGGCTCGCGCGAGCTGCACGTGACCGATCCAGACGGCCACGTGCTGCGCTTCGGCTCGGAGCTGCGGGAGGGCGAGCCGATGGGTGAATGGCTGGACAGCAAGGGCGGACGCTGGATGCCGGAGCCGGATGGCGGCTGGCGACGTGTACCTTGA
- a CDS encoding ATP-binding protein: MRTQSRREGAVWIAAAVVATLALLQYPGSIGEAPVALTYLLVVLGASARGGRRLGLVLALLCFLAFNFFFLEPRYTLALRDRSAWLVLLAFVVTSAVATMLLARAQSQAAAAGERAREIDRLATLGAEALNAGRAEDAVGAIARVVRSGLGVAACEIFLGDGEGRHVQRVARATEGGTETRPVSWDGGAPGDTAGWGADGSMTETQLMVSGDARSLLIPLRVRERSVGVLRLESGRAIHLDAAQRRFTEALAYYAALAIDRVRLAAAQEHADALREADRLKDALLASVSHDLRTPLTTIKALSQAIADEGDERALVVVEEADRLNRFVSDLLDFSRLNGGAPLVRAELVAAEDVIGAALQQVSGTYPDRPIDASLHPPHDLLVGRFDFDHTLRALVNLIDNALKYSPAHAPVRVVAAREGGQVAFSVADRGAGIAPEDGERIFEPFYRARGTADAGGTGLGLSIALRAVELQGGELRYAPRPGGGSEFVILLPAVDPAELAAM, from the coding sequence GTGCGTACGCAGAGCCGCCGCGAGGGCGCGGTGTGGATCGCGGCGGCGGTCGTGGCGACGCTGGCGCTGCTCCAGTATCCGGGGAGCATCGGCGAGGCGCCCGTAGCGCTCACCTACCTGCTGGTGGTGCTCGGCGCCAGCGCGCGCGGGGGACGGCGGCTGGGGCTGGTGCTGGCGCTGCTCTGCTTTCTCGCCTTCAACTTCTTCTTCCTGGAGCCCCGCTATACGCTCGCCCTCCGCGACCGCTCGGCGTGGCTGGTCCTGCTCGCCTTCGTGGTGACCAGCGCGGTGGCCACCATGCTGCTCGCGCGCGCGCAGTCGCAGGCCGCCGCCGCGGGGGAGCGGGCGCGCGAGATCGACCGCCTCGCCACGCTGGGCGCGGAGGCGCTGAACGCCGGGCGCGCCGAGGACGCTGTGGGCGCCATCGCGCGGGTGGTGCGTTCCGGGCTGGGTGTGGCGGCGTGCGAGATCTTTCTGGGCGATGGAGAGGGCCGTCACGTACAGCGGGTGGCGCGCGCCACCGAGGGCGGAACGGAGACGCGGCCCGTTTCGTGGGATGGGGGCGCGCCGGGCGACACCGCGGGTTGGGGCGCGGACGGCTCGATGACGGAGACGCAGCTCATGGTCTCGGGCGATGCGCGGTCGCTGCTGATTCCGCTACGCGTGCGGGAGCGCTCCGTGGGCGTGCTGCGGCTGGAGAGCGGGCGCGCGATCCACCTGGACGCGGCGCAGCGGCGGTTCACGGAGGCGCTCGCTTACTACGCCGCGCTCGCCATCGACCGGGTGCGGCTCGCCGCTGCCCAGGAGCACGCCGATGCGTTGCGCGAGGCCGACCGCCTCAAGGATGCGCTGCTGGCCTCCGTGTCGCACGACCTGCGCACGCCGCTCACCACCATCAAGGCGCTCTCGCAGGCCATCGCGGACGAAGGGGACGAGCGGGCGCTGGTGGTGGTGGAGGAGGCGGACCGGCTGAACCGCTTCGTGTCTGACCTGCTCGACTTCTCGCGGCTGAACGGGGGCGCGCCGCTGGTGCGCGCGGAGCTGGTGGCGGCGGAGGACGTGATCGGCGCGGCGCTGCAGCAGGTGTCCGGCACGTACCCGGACCGCCCCATCGACGCATCGCTGCACCCCCCGCACGACCTCCTGGTGGGGCGCTTCGACTTCGACCACACGCTGCGCGCCCTCGTCAACCTGATCGACAACGCGCTCAAGTACTCGCCCGCGCACGCGCCGGTGCGGGTGGTGGCCGCGCGCGAGGGCGGCCAGGTGGCGTTCAGCGTCGCGGACCGTGGCGCCGGGATCGCGCCCGAGGACGGCGAGCGCATCTTTGAGCCGTTCTACCGTGCGCGCGGAACGGCGGACGCGGGCGGCACGGGGCTGGGGCTCTCCATCGCGCTGCGGGCGGTCGAGCTGCAGGGCGGGGAGCTGCGGTACGCGCCGCGGCCCGGCGGCGGCAGCGAGTTCGTCATCCTCCTCCCCGCCGTCGATCCCGCGGAGCTCGCGGCGATGTGA
- a CDS encoding potassium transporter Kup yields the protein MNRTNANPRGAYLAALSLGALGVVYGDIGTSPLYAMRDAFLEEHGVQPTPGNVLGVLSLIFWALILIISIKYLVFILRADNRGEGGILALTTLAARGGGGRAILLLGLFGTALLYGDGMLTPAVSVLSAVEGLEVTTPFFKPWIVPITIAILVATFSIQSHGTARVGKVFGPVTMVWFATIAALGVRWIAREPGVLWAVNPLHGVRFFVENGWNGFLVLGAVFLVVTGGEALYADMGHFGKKPIRLAWFCVVLPALLLNYFGQGALLIHDPAAVVNPFYRMVPPWALYPVVLIATAATVIASQALISGAFSLTMQAVKLGYVPRMRIEHTSEREAGQIYIPAINWALMLSCIALVAGFQSSSRLTAAYGVAVTTTMVITTILFFMVERAIWKWSLPLSIAVAGFFLVIDLGFWGANIIKVPHGGWFPLVVGAVVFTLLTTWKKGRRILAERLQERTLPRALFLREVEASPPARIPGTAVFMYSDPNGTPPALLHSLKHYKVLHQTLVFLSVETGEAPYLDAEERARVTRLGDGIFQVVLRYGFMDDVDIPAALHDLHHPDLPMRPMETSYFLGRETLIASKRRGMARWRERLFALMARNAGSAGSYFRLPPNRVVELGAQIEL from the coding sequence ATGAACCGCACGAATGCCAATCCGCGCGGGGCATACCTCGCGGCGCTGTCGCTGGGCGCGCTGGGGGTCGTCTACGGCGACATCGGCACCAGCCCGCTCTACGCGATGAGGGACGCGTTCCTGGAGGAGCACGGGGTGCAGCCCACGCCGGGGAACGTGCTGGGGGTGCTCTCGCTGATCTTCTGGGCGCTGATCCTCATCATCTCCATCAAGTACCTCGTCTTCATCCTGCGCGCCGACAACCGCGGCGAGGGCGGGATCCTCGCGCTCACCACGCTCGCCGCGCGTGGGGGTGGGGGGCGCGCGATCCTCCTGCTGGGGCTCTTTGGGACGGCGCTGCTGTATGGCGACGGGATGCTCACGCCCGCCGTGTCCGTGCTCTCCGCCGTCGAGGGGCTGGAGGTCACGACGCCGTTCTTCAAGCCGTGGATCGTCCCCATCACCATCGCCATCCTGGTGGCGACGTTCTCCATCCAGAGCCACGGCACGGCCAGGGTGGGAAAGGTGTTCGGGCCGGTGACGATGGTGTGGTTCGCCACCATCGCGGCGCTGGGGGTGCGCTGGATCGCGCGGGAGCCGGGGGTGCTGTGGGCGGTGAACCCGCTCCACGGCGTGCGCTTCTTCGTGGAGAACGGGTGGAACGGCTTCCTGGTGCTCGGCGCCGTCTTCCTGGTGGTGACCGGCGGCGAGGCGCTCTACGCGGACATGGGGCACTTCGGCAAGAAGCCGATCCGCCTGGCGTGGTTCTGCGTGGTGCTTCCCGCGCTGCTGCTCAACTACTTCGGGCAGGGGGCGCTGCTGATCCACGACCCGGCGGCGGTCGTCAACCCGTTCTACCGCATGGTGCCGCCCTGGGCGCTGTACCCGGTGGTGCTCATCGCCACCGCGGCGACGGTGATCGCGTCGCAGGCGCTGATCTCCGGCGCGTTCTCGCTGACGATGCAGGCGGTGAAGCTGGGCTACGTGCCGCGCATGCGCATCGAGCACACCTCCGAGCGCGAGGCGGGGCAGATCTACATCCCGGCGATCAACTGGGCGCTGATGCTGTCGTGCATCGCGCTCGTCGCCGGCTTCCAGTCGTCCAGCCGGCTGACGGCGGCGTACGGCGTGGCGGTGACCACCACCATGGTCATCACCACGATCCTCTTCTTCATGGTGGAGCGCGCGATCTGGAAGTGGAGCCTGCCGCTCTCCATCGCCGTCGCCGGCTTCTTCCTCGTGATCGACCTGGGCTTCTGGGGCGCGAACATCATCAAGGTTCCGCACGGCGGATGGTTCCCGCTGGTGGTGGGCGCCGTGGTGTTCACGCTGCTGACCACCTGGAAAAAGGGCCGCCGCATTCTCGCCGAGCGGCTCCAGGAACGGACGCTGCCGCGCGCGCTCTTTCTCCGTGAGGTGGAGGCGAGCCCGCCCGCGCGCATCCCCGGCACCGCCGTCTTCATGTACAGCGATCCGAACGGCACGCCGCCGGCGCTGCTGCACAGCCTCAAGCACTACAAGGTGCTGCACCAGACGCTCGTCTTCCTGTCGGTGGAGACGGGCGAGGCGCCCTATCTCGATGCCGAGGAGCGCGCGAGGGTCACGCGCCTGGGCGACGGCATCTTCCAGGTGGTCCTGCGCTACGGCTTCATGGATGACGTCGACATCCCCGCCGCCCTCCACGATCTACACCATCCGGATCTGCCGATGCGGCCGATGGAGACGAGCTACTTCCTGGGCCGCGAGACGCTGATCGCATCCAAGCGCCGCGGGATGGCGCGCTGGCGGGAGAGGCTGTTCGCGCTGATGGCGCGCAACGCGGGGAGCGCGGGCTCGTACTTCCGCCTGCCGCCCAACCGCGTGGTCGAGCTCGGCGCGCAGATCGAGCTTTGA
- a CDS encoding response regulator transcription factor, protein MVRPRILIVDDEPQIRRAVKNALDPLVGDVVEAGDARSGVDMAAAGRPDLVVLDLGLPDAAGVQVCREIRKWSTAPILVLSARHSDQEKVTLLDAGADDYITKPFSTPELVARVRAQLRRANIHPESTEAALSFGGLCVDAARRVVTRDGATVHLTPTEWDLLRAFVRHRGRTLTHDQLFRAVWNRSDGDPQQYLRVHVANLRRKIEGDPLRPRLIVTEPGVGYRFDGA, encoded by the coding sequence GTGGTCCGACCGCGCATCCTCATCGTCGACGACGAGCCGCAGATCAGGCGGGCGGTGAAGAACGCCCTCGATCCGCTGGTGGGCGACGTGGTGGAGGCGGGGGATGCGCGGAGCGGCGTGGACATGGCCGCCGCCGGGCGCCCCGACCTCGTGGTGCTCGACCTGGGGCTGCCGGACGCGGCGGGGGTGCAGGTGTGCCGCGAGATTCGCAAGTGGTCGACGGCGCCGATCCTGGTGCTCTCCGCGCGGCACTCGGACCAGGAAAAGGTCACGCTGCTCGACGCCGGCGCGGACGACTACATCACCAAGCCGTTCAGCACGCCGGAGCTGGTGGCTCGCGTGCGGGCCCAGCTCCGGCGCGCGAACATCCACCCGGAGAGCACGGAGGCGGCGCTGAGCTTCGGCGGGCTGTGCGTGGATGCCGCGCGCAGGGTCGTCACGCGTGACGGCGCCACCGTGCACCTGACGCCCACGGAGTGGGATCTGCTGCGCGCCTTCGTGCGGCACCGGGGGCGCACGCTGACGCACGACCAGCTCTTCCGCGCCGTCTGGAACCGCTCGGACGGCGACCCGCAGCAGTACCTGCGCGTCCACGTGGCCAACCTGCGCCGCAAGATCGAGGGTGATCCGCTGCGGCCGCGGCTGATCGTGACCGAGCCGGGGGTCGGCTATCGCTTCGACGGCGCCTGA